In Stigmatopora nigra isolate UIUO_SnigA chromosome 2, RoL_Snig_1.1, whole genome shotgun sequence, a single window of DNA contains:
- the vash2 gene encoding tubulinyl-Tyr carboxypeptidase 2, translating to MTGPDSAVRASKLSRKGRSKSSSAHCLLGRVARDESGRGGDGDRGGDGDRGGDDDDAGRGSSSSPERPEEDEERKDGGLLFSVNRAGFPIQVDTWERMWAHVGAVHPAGQEMVDAIRNAANLPKHHVPPLPTFKPAMSVPDWLLVVQNFMKALQYNHTGMQFFEIKKNRPLCGLMETAREMVRESLPIKCLEAVILGIYLTNGLTSLERFPISFKTQFSGHCFHHVVLGVYWKGRYGSLGMSRRADLMDKPLGHRTLGELVADFECSYKRYQHSLKKVKIGLYVPHDPHVCQPVEWKYLVLNAAKMAAPEVRRQLEKHGRDMRMKILKSSSAQSPVKARCRGKSLSPSRHRRQSSPPPRLARRRDKSPAPTESKCQLSTPTDGYQIRI from the exons ATGACCGGCCCCGACTCCGCCGTCCGGGCGTCCAAACTGAGCCGGAAAGGACGCTCCAAGAGCTCCAGCGCCCACTGCCTGCTGGGGCGAGTGGCGCGGGACGAGTCCGGCCGTGGCGGCGACGGCGACCGTGGCGGCGACGGCGACcgtggcggcgacgacgacgacgccggcaggggcagcagcagcagtcccGAGCGCCCGGAAGAGGACGAGGAGCGCAAGGACGGCGGCCTGCTCTTCTCCGTCAACCGCGCCGGCTTCCCCATCCAAGTGGACACCTGGGAGAGGATGTGGGCCCACGTGGGCGCCGTGCACCCCGCCGGACAGGAGATGGTGGACGCCATCCGCAACGCCGCCAACCTCCCCAAG CATCACGTCCCCCCGCTGCCCACTTTCAAGCCCGCCATGTCCGTGCCGGACTGGCTGCTGGTGGTCCAGAATTTCATGAAAGCTCTGCA ATACAACCACACGGGAATGCAGTTCTTTGAGATTAAGAAGAACCGACCTCTCTGCGG gttgaTGGAGACGGCGCGCGAGATGGTGCGGGAGTCGCTGCCCATCAAATGTCTGGAAGCCGTCATCCTGGGAAT CTACCTGACCAACGGACTGACGTCGCTGGAGCGCTTCCCCATCAGCTTCAAGACGCAGTTCTCGGGCCACTGCTTCCACCACGTGGTCCTGGGCGTCTACTGGAAGGGGCGCTACGGCTCGCTGGGCATGAGCCGGCGCGCCGACCTGATGGACAAGCCGCTGGGGCACCGCACGCTTGGCGAGCTGGTGGCCGACTTTGAGTGCTCCTACAAGCGATACCAGCACAGCCTCAAGAAG GTGAAGATCGGCCTGTACGTGCCCCACGACCCTCACGTGTGCCAGCCGGTGGAGTGGAAGTACCTGGTGCTGAACGccgccaagatggccgccccCGAGGTCCGGCGGCAGCTGGAGAAGCACGGGCGCGACATGAGGATGAAG atCTTGAAGTCGTCCAGCGCTCAGTCTCCCGTCAAGGCGCGATGCCGCGGAAAGTCGCTGTCGCCCAGCCGCCATCGAAGGCAGAGCAGCCCGCCGCCGCGACTGGCTCGGCGCCGAGACAAGTC GCCGGCGCCCACCGAGAGCAAATGCCAACTGAGCACGCCCACCGATGGCTACCAGATCCGAATCTGA